Part of the Archangium lipolyticum genome, AAGGTGGGTGCCACTGCGGCAAGGTCCGCTTCGAGGCGAAGGTGGACCTCGGCGGACAGATCATCTCGTGCAACTGCTCCTTCTGCTCGAAGACGGGCGCGCTCCTGGCCTTCGTGGGGGCGGACCAATTCACGATTCGAGCGGGTGCGGAGGCCGTCGCGGATTACCAATTCGGCAAGAAGAGCATCCACCACCAGTTCTGCCCGTCCTGCGGCATCCGTCCGTTCAGCCGGGGGACGGCGCCCGACGGCCGTCAGATGTACGCCATCAACGTCCGCTGCATGGACGGAGTCGACCTCGACGCACTCGAGGTGACACGGGTCAACGGCAAGAGCTTCTGAGCGCATGAGACGGGGAGGGGCGCCGTGGGGAGCGAAAAGAGACTTCCCGCGTCCGCTGGTTCCTCATCGTGTTACTTCCGGAAGTAGAGGCCGTTGAAGGCGCATCCGGAGCACTCGGCGAAGATCGCGTTGTTGAGGAGGCGCAGTCGCACGGGCTCCGGCTCATCGCCTCCCTTTTCGACCGACTCCGCCTTCAAGAGGAGGGGGCCCGAGACGGTGTACGCCATCGTGCTCTCCTCGGCGTCGGCCATGCCCGGCTGGGACTCGGGCATGCCCACCACCTCGATGCGGTTGGGTCCCGTCGCGCGAATGGTGAGGGATTCCGAATCCCGGCTCCAGGTTCCCACCCAATCCGCGGGCTTCGTCCCGGGGCCCGCCTCTCCCGCGGGGAGCTCGAGCGGTTTGACCGACAACGCGGTCTCGGGCAGCCAACCCGCGGTCCTGCTCCCCTTGACGCCGCGGTAACGGGCACAGACGAAACCGTTCTTCCGGATGTCGTCGGTGCTCAACTCGACGGCATCGTTCTCCACGAGGTAGGCCTTCTTGCGAGACTTGCACTCACCGCTCGCGGGGCAGGGCTCCGGCTCGGAGTAGAAGTAGACCCGGCTCTCCGGCGCTCCCCCCTTGATCACCGCGGGTTGGAACGGGGAGAAGTTGATTCCCTCGAGCTGGCACACGTTCCCGGACTCCAGCCGGTTGAAACGCTCCATCTCCGCCGCCAGCTTCCGCGGACCGCACCGCTGTGCCAGCTCTTCCGGGCGCACCTCGCGCTGCGCCGATACCGCAACGATGGGCTTCTCCTTGAAGCGCTCCCGCCACGCGTCGATGGCCCGCGGCTGCTTCTGGAGCGAGCCGGGATCGTTCGTGAAGTAGCTCACCTCGTCACCCGCGATGTACGCGACCCAGAGGCGACCTTCCGGATGGATGAGCACGATGCCCTCCATCTCGGTGAACAACCCGGGGACGTTCCCCTCGAAATGGAACGCCCCCGTCGCATCGGGCTCACCGCCGAGCGCGATCTGGGCCATCCGCTCCATCAACGCGTCGTAGTCCTTCTTCGTCAGGAGCTCGCGCAGGT contains:
- a CDS encoding GFA family protein, whose amino-acid sequence is MNDLKTYEGGCHCGKVRFEAKVDLGGQIISCNCSFCSKTGALLAFVGADQFTIRAGAEAVADYQFGKKSIHHQFCPSCGIRPFSRGTAPDGRQMYAINVRCMDGVDLDALEVTRVNGKSF